In Magallana gigas chromosome 1, xbMagGiga1.1, whole genome shotgun sequence, the sequence TTTGTGAAAGTTAATGAGGTTCCCGTGGGGTCATTAACTGTAATCAGGGGAACTGACATGACCAAgggaataaaaattatatatggtTCAAGGATATGGATTTCAatcgtttttaagatatttgggaagttcctgttcgaggggggtcaggATTACCCCCCGGGACCCATGACCTACATCTCGTTTACTGCCCTTTAACACAAGGATCAAGAATACATATGGTTTAAAGGTTGGAATTTCAAtcgttttaaagatatttggtCATTTTTAATTCACGAgaggtggggatgaccccaggggtgagatctaataaatgttatttactgCGTATAACAATCAATATATGATTCTTAAAACTCTTTGTTATTATCTCTGTGCAATtcaagttatacatgtaaccaTTTACTAAATAGTCAACTTTAAAGGGTATTTATTACAAGGGCCATAGACTATTGCGTTTTTGTCTTCAAGTTTTGGTTAAAAccattttgacaattttatcatGATACAAAATGATTCGATTTTTCGAATAAAATGTAACTTTACCTCTTTTTTCACAATGGATATCGTATTTCCATTCCCCATTTGACTGACAGATTAGCCGTCCTGAACCAAATTGGTAGGATCCGTCAAAACACGAGGCGTGTATCCTCCTGTGTATACCAATGGCGTCGTCACGTTTTGTTGTACTCAGATCTATATCTGTTCGAGCAGGTATTCCACAATCTTATCAACAAAGACATATTTGAATAGTTTTTATATCTGTGTTTATATTGagattattcaaaataatacttgtataaacattttttaagtggtgtatatatatatatatatatatatatagagagagagagagagagagagagagagagagagagagagagcgaattgaatatatattaggaataaggtatcattctttgagtattatgatgtgataattttggtcggggcgtgatcaaatccaataaaggccgaagggctttatgatagatttgatcacgccccgaccgaaattatcacctcataatattcaaagaatgattccttattgcttatgtaatggataaataacgagatggtgttgaatagtttagagaaaacaggggatgttttctctaaactattcaacactatcgagttttttatcttacttaaaaaaaatccccaatTTGAGCCTCTAAGAAGCATTGACCCATTCATATATCCAACTGTGATGTCACACAAAAGTAAAATTCCAGCAATACCATACACAATAGCCTAACCAAACACACCTTTTTAATCATGGACGAGTAAACAGGTGAGCATGTTTTAGAAAACCATACCGCTGTACTGAGCAGACATTTAGAAGATGAATTTTTAACGCAAAGTACACacttgtacaatgtatatagagATCCACAATTCCTGGAAAGACATGGATACCGTTTGAATGcatgatattttaaacttgcaaggagaaaggaaaaatcagaattttgacgtcaattaACAGACGatgatttatctaaaaaattgaTAGGAGTCTTATGAAGTCATAGTGCGACAATATTTCCTATATTGTTAAACTAATTAGAAGGAGTGATATGGTTCAAGGTTCAAAGAGAAAGTCTAAAAGTTTATGAGAGTGATTTATATGTGATCCCGaatctatcaaaattaagaaaaggagATATTTCTGCAAAAAATTTATTCGTGGCTTATTGGATATACATTTATGGATGACAAAATTCTGTTTAATAAATTTGGATTTATATTGGAAATACacgtttcaacatttttttaagttttctttgtttagtgCCCTGTTGGATATTTGAATATCCAACTGATTGACGgttggatattaaaaatatccaactcctatcagttggatatttatatatccaaCACCTGCTGGttgaatagtgaaaataaactttgactaaatacaatgggtgacgtcatagaagttttttaaatttatataatgtttagccatcgtacgattaaatacttaaataaaaataaacaaactccGCTGGCGCCTCATtctggcgtcatttgtattaatGGGTTATgtagtacaaaattgatacgtagtgttatcacaggcaaagacactggaaaatgtaaatatataaaagaatgGAACAAAAAGtgcatattaaataatattttaaatgaacacTCTTTACTCTTAAGCTGttgtaaaaatattcaacacTTTTATAGAAGAACAAAGCATGAATGATTAAATACGCTACCTCTAGATGAATTCAACATTAATCCAATAATctatcttttttatttgaatatctgacaatattcttatcttacataaaaatattctgTCACTTATAAAGATTTTCAATTGTTTCATTTGCATACTAGAGACGAACGGATTTATTGGTTTACCTGACAAAACACATTCATTTGTTGGGTCCACGGAATACTTCTTATGTTTACATGTCTGGTTGATTTGACAGTTTGAGTTTGCACACGCTCCAGCCAGGTCCTATCAAAGTAAAACGTAAAAAGTACAAAGCTAACTCAAAAAGTTAcctgttaaaaaaatttcaaggcatagttgttttctttttttaacatatgtgtTCCAatgtgtgtgtacatgtatttgttgaaATGTTTGTATGATTGCTTTCATTAAACAATATCTAAtttatcaaaagattttttattaaatgtttgatttttaatgacTGGTTTCGTATGTTACAGCGAATCATTGCTGTGCGAGTTATCCGCTCTAACGACCATTTAAAAgacttgttacatgtataaagacttttttcttttatttttattgaactaCGAAAGATGAAAAACttgtgaatttattttcaaaatatattatgcacatggcgggtgtgaccggtcagcagagaacgctcactcctcctaggcacctgagcCTActtctatctatttggaggtccgtattgcgctgctttgaatttgtatttcgtttaatggattttagatatggttcacggtttgtgaTTGTCAATTTTTCCATTATGGgtcttttttaaagatataatttttgggaaattattttaattaactcTTACATAGACATTCTTAGACCGAGGCCAATTTGTGCATACTTTAGGGCAATACCCTctataaagaaacaaaatgacTTCTGGTTTAAGTTTTTCGACGGTGTTGATAGTTCAATTGCATTAACCGCTGGAAAGACTTAGttattgaaaataatcgataaattcgtaATGTATGTTGAGCATTGATTTTCaaggaaatttatttataaatacattgaaaataatcagattttaaacgaagcgaacaatttagatattttcttTTAGTCGTCGTATGTTtccctacgccagagttcaatggTGTCTATTCAcccgacgctcggctgtctccgtcaATCTCTGACAACCAATGAGTAGAGGTTTTGTGAATGTCGAGATTAACGGCGACAGCCGAGCGTGTGGATGAACGAGATCCGAGTTCAGTATtgtttggatccatacaattttccaGATATATTTCAATTACTTATACCTAGTTTGAGGGAAtgaattctatctttaaatattattcaacatgattcatattggGTAATCGAAATTCTTATCGGAAAAGTCCaagaattcataaaataaaaatgtgcgtaattcaaatacagattattaACTACTTGCCgtgcaaaatataatatcattgattataaaacaaaaaaacctgatagaatcaactcccgtcagttcttcagtacttatTAATACATATTAAGATCCCATTATGACTTTCTCTtaagcttaaattaaaaatacaccaCTAAGTTTATTTTAaccatttaagataaaaaaaaaatgcagaacTTTGTCGATTTAAcccatttctaaaaaaaaatccaaactcTATCAAAtgtcactttttttttattttacaacaaatttAATCATCTTGTTTTATCtcaaaaattgtcaatttttttactttaaatcaaAAACAATTGAGCCTGGCAGACACCATCCTATCCGGGTTGTTAATTCATTCTACAGTGCACTCGCCCCATACCGTTGGAACCCGAATACGATCAACGTGATTGACAgtttttgtatgtacatgtaaagggTATATTGGACGTCCGCTTAGAGACGTCAGTTATCTCTGGGTACTCCGACGTCCTCGCATATCAATGACCACTTCGCGCTAACAAATTTGCCGAAGAGATAtagtaaatatatgttttttggcaattattgtaaataaattaatttcagattttttttgtgtgtgaatTTCATTAAGGAAATGCAACTGAGAATAATAGTgtaatatagagaaaataaataattatcgaGCAGTTTTGAGATATGacgtatgcatcattaaaaggttattgtgtatttttaaaacatatcaaaCAATTATCCAAGTACTGAACCTACATAAAAGTGGTGTTATCATTAATTGATAACTTTGAAAGGTTATGAAACTTgacaaaaaagacaaaatgttaCCTTAGGCCAGTGCTCCTTTTCACTGTAAACCCATCCAGCGCTGTCTTCGTACTTAGTGTTCGCTGTCTTTTTATTTTCGTAATTAGTTTCACAGAAATTAGCTCCTTTGAAGTAGTTGACAGATTTACACCGCGGTGTTTCCAGACATTCTATAACACAgtccaaaaaacttaactgtGCAAAGGATTGGATTAGTTTCCTGTCTAGTCTGTACCCACGCTGAATTTTAGAAAAGCCCGGCTGTAGACTGCCATTACACCGTACAAAGAAACTTACTACAAGGCATAGGCATCTAAAAAAATGGAACAGCAGCATTGCTTTGCAGATAGAggaaataaaagatgaaaacCCGTTGAAAATTCCAGTTAAACTTTACAACCGTTTAAAAATTGTactttatataacattttgaatAAATCAATAAGTATCTTATTATATTACGCATATTTAATAAGCGATGAGAGAACTGGGAAAAAGTGGCATTGCCGTTCCTGTTAATATTGCATTGGTTAAACAAGGATATTGGCAGAAATTAATAACCACTGATCAAAAACCCTGCAgctatttcaatttaattttttttctttaaaaactaaatataattaaggtaataaacaatatatatttttaaaaaattggttatGAAGCTACGGATTTTGTAATTGGTTGCTGCTTGAAAGTTTTGATGTTTCATTTCGCCGATGTCAACCATTTGGTATTACCCTGACTTTTGTGTGACTAtcgtaatatatttacatttaaagataaatttatagCCAGCATATACTCTAGCAAGAAATCGATACACGATATTTCAAAAGAGAATTGAAAAGTGATTCAAAAGCGTTCATGTGAAATAAAGCTCTATCAATTTGGTTTCAATAATTGATGAAGCTCATTGAAATCCCATTACGTGTACTATAAATGGGACATATAATGATGGAATTGTGTTTCATCTGTTAATGACAGctaatgggcgtgtcttatatcATACCCCcaaaaaacggtattggctgcgccgcgtagtaatacatagttTATGCTACATAAAAAactgttgttttaaagtgtaaaaatttgaaatgatataAACATGATTAATAATagataattctttgaatattatgaggtgataatttcggtcggagcgtggtcaaatctatcacaAAGTTCTTCAGGCTTTATTGATTTGACCGCGCCCCGGCCAAATTCATTACCTCATGATCCGGGAAACTGAACTGggtgataaatatttcattcctGTGGCACAGCTTAGTTAGAATTGAAAATCCACACTGTAGAGCGATACAACACAGTACAAAAAATGGCACAATAGCTATTAAGATTCATCATTCACTACATCCAATGTCTTTATATTATTTGACAGATATATTTCACAACAGCTTCAATTGTTCATTGTAAACAAGAATCGATGCATTGTGAATGTGTTAATGTcagttttaatgaattcattttaaaataaaaacaggcATATcaatatataactatatattttttgcaggCGGCATGGATGACATTAACTAATGGTATAGCCATTTTAATAACAACATTTGTAAAACAAAGTAATTCGATGTGGATTTTTTAACATTCAACGGAAAGTCTCGACAAAGCTTTTTTTCGAAGATATTGTAAAGTTCAATAAATAGATTCTTAATAAAGATATAACATTATCCATAATTAGCTGAAATTGGATTTTTGACAGATGTTATTAACAATAAAGGTCAATTGTTGATGTAAGATGTAattatgaacaataaaatgcttcctTTGATAATTCATGTATATAACCCGCTAAAGCTGGTTCAACTATATTATGCAAGTCTAAGAATATTAGTAAGGTCAGTTTTTCCCCAAAGAATACACTCAACATCACTGTTTTATAACGATAGCTCTCATTATCAGATAAAACGCAATTTCATCATTGTATGTCTTATTTATAGTACAAACAATGGGATTTCATTGAGCTTCATCAATTATTGAAACCAAATTGATAAAGCTTTATTTCACAAAAACTCAtttgaataactttttaattcTCTTTTGAAAACATCGTGTATCGATTTCTTGCTAGAATATGTGCGGCATACGTGCATTTTACCTTAAAATGTCACGTGAATGTTCCATAAGTAATAGTTTTACTTgttgtaatttgtaaatatttgataatatcAGGTGAGGGACAATTTAACAGACGtttgaatatataattattttcttctgcaaaattcaatttaaatgaGAAAACTCTGACACAACAACTGAAAATGGACGAGGAGATAGACGTCTTCTCCGTGGTCAGACTCCTAAAACTCTCactaattataaaagattgATAACAGCGGGATATCGCAACGTGTCTATGCTTGTTTAAATAGCTGTTTTGTGGTGTCAGAATAAAGTGTACAGTAACTGTCAGGAATTTTGAGTAGATGTTCAATCGGAGTTATGTCCACCGTCTCAAAACTGTGCAATCACCTAAAAAGACTAAAATTAACCTTTTACTGGATtcatttggaaaaaatataacGACCAATACATCAGTATATCATTTTTCAGAGTCATAGACACCCTTTGGTTCCTATTTTcagatatcttttaaaatattatgtctTTTTAAACGTTTCATTTGCAATTTGTAAAGttgtataaagaatgtttaTTATAAGTCGAGAAAGACAAGTTATAGGGACAGGTCCCGCATCTCCCGTATTGAGTcgttaagattttttttgaaGATGTAATTTACTTTATTAGGATAACAGTTTTGTTTCGTTTGAGgattatgtaaataaatgtttaatgcATACAATTCATATTTGAActacatgttttaattaataactgtcccattttttatgtaaagtttTTGTATCATGTTCATAACCCATTTAGAAGGCAGATATGGTCACTTTTTGATAAGTTCTTACTCAATATTTGTATTCTACAAGCTTTTAAACAACTGAACTTTTTTATGTTCTACAGtgtaataaattttacaaattcacTGACGCTAAAGTGTTTTGCACGCAAGCTTGGTAACATTGCCTTTCCTACATAACTTCCATTATCCAAAAAAGTCAAGATATGAATGAAAGTgtcattaatttgaaataacaaCGGGAATTTAAAAAGGTTTACGGTAAATGGGAGATAACTTTAACACAATACATCATTAAAAAGCCATTATACATTGATCTTCcgagtttattaaattaaattaatattgaaataaaacattccaGGATTAAAATGATAACAATCTCCAAAAAAGGTGGAAGACGAAAACTgccaaattataaacaaaacatttgtacCCACTACCACCCAAAGTGAGCTTGAAAAATGTTAATCAGATATTATACACCatagtaaaaataaaacaaagtaaaaatattccccgattttttaataagaaaaaaacccagacccATTATAATGTATCATTGATCTAAAGGCAAAATGGAGTGGGCAAATATATCACACataatgtaaataatgaaaagaaaGAAGACAAGAAACAGCAATTGATTATTGAAATAACTACCCTGTTGCTGTATATGTTGAACAATCAAAATTAAGGCATGACACATTTAGATGACCACCAAGACTAGAAAGTCTGTACAGTTGGATTTTGTTACCAACAGTCATGTATGCATCTATGTAAAAAATGGACTGAAATAAGTAGCAATGAATCAGATACCTTCTGATTGTTTCTGTTACAGTAGAAAGATAGATCCAACCCCTCTACTAAGCCTTCAAGAAAACCCATGAACATTAAAGACCATTCACAAGTGAAAACTATCTAATCtaatgtacttttaaatttcGTTTAAATTCCATCCACTAtctttaaaatagaattttgagagTACCCCATTGCTGCTGTATGAGTCGCTGCACCAATACGAAAACTATGCCCTTTGTATAACTTTGGATCAAGACCAATGAAAGATAGTGTGGAACTCAGCTGTTTTGTGacaaaagaaaatgaaactGGGTGTCCATCTATTTATTGAAACAATGGACATGAAGTATGTACAAATTTCTGTGTATACAGATGCAGAGCATGAACTGGACAATTTGTTTAATCCTTAGaataattcaaacaaataaCGATATGAATTGTTGTCTTATTATGTTTTAAGGTAATGGTCACTGAATTCAAGTTACCTTGTTTAAATTCAAAAGCAATAGCAGACCCCTGAACTTGATTTAATTTTACTACTACTTCTCCTAGACGTAGAAAAGTATTTAAAGCTAACAGGAagatatatttatgtaataaCCTATGCAAAACA encodes:
- the LOC117686237 gene encoding uncharacterized protein is translated as MLLFHFFRCLCLVVSFFVRCNGSLQPGFSKIQRGYRLDRKLIQSFAQLSFLDCVIECLETPRCKSVNYFKGANFCETNYENKKTANTKYEDSAGWVYSEKEHWPKDLAGACANSNCQINQTCKHKKYSVDPTNECVLSDCGIPARTDIDLSTTKRDDAIGIHRRIHASCFDGSYQFGSGRLICQSNGEWKYDIHCEKREWIQYLDHIYFHFNHRVTWTQAEEHCESYDAYLVAINTESENDWLLKTFVERDHGFMVWTGGKYKAEENNFVWTINNERVEIQRWAQNRTDTVYKYEGCIRFLVDGSWDNFLCTYPLSFICEKTLILNK